The genomic interval CGGAAACAGGTCGTTTGACACCTTTTATCTTAGCAGACAAACAAAAGAATCGTACACGAGCCAGGCTCTTTTTAATGATGCAAAGAAGAAGACCCATATCCAACTCACTACGCGTGAGAAACAGGTGTTGAAGCTTATCATGGATGAATACACTACTAAGAGAATCGCCGAAGAGTTATTCCTGTCAGAGAAAACCATCGAAAATTATCGCTCAAGTTTGATGTTAAAACTAGATGTAACCAATTTAACCGGACTTGTAAAAAAGACCCTTTTACTGGGCTTGTTAAACGAGTAAACAAGGGTATTCCCTAGTTTGAAAAAGGAGGATTCCCCATGTAATCATGTACTTCAATACCCGTAATTTTATTCTATAATTTCAATCTTCAGAATCAGAGCAGATTCTGTGCTTTCTTGTTATAAAAAACAAGTGAGTTGTTGGAGTTTTACAACGAATAAAATTTGAAAAAATGAAGAAAATAATCTTATCACTAACGCTGATTGGTGCATCACAGTCACTTATCGCGCAAATGCCAAACCATCATTGGACCAGAAATGCAGACGGGGGAGCCTCGGCAATTGGAAAATGCATGGCAGTTGATGCCGCAGGAAATGTTTACACTGCTGGAGTATTCGGGTCTACGTCAGACTTTGACAATTCTCCAGCAGTTGGCAACCTCACATCGAATGGCGGAAACGACATTTTTTTGGTAAAAACGAGTCCCCAGGGAAATTTTTTATGGGCGAAAAACTTTGGTGGTTCTGCAGAAGATATTCCATCTGAAATCGTGTTAGACCAAGCAGGAAATATCTATATCACCGGAACTTTTAACGGAACCGCCGATTTCAATCCGGATGGAGGTGTTACTAACTTGACATCGGCAGGAATGGAGGATGTTTTTGTAGTGAAAGTAAATCCAAGCGGTCAGTTGGATTGGGCCAAAAGTATCGGAGGAACAGATATCGATGAAGGAAATGGGATTGATATCGATGATTTTGACGGAGCTGTTTTTGTTTTCGGGTCTTTCAGAACAACCGTGGATTTTGATCCGGGAGCCGGCATTCAAAACGCAACAAGCAATGGAAGTTCCGATATTTTCATGTTAAAATTATCTGCTACGGGTAATTATGTGACGTCAAAAACGATAGGAAGCATTAGCTCGGATCGCGGCAGAGATATTGTCGTTGATGCTTCATCCGGAGATCAATTTATGACAGGAATGTTTGGTGGAAACACTGATTTTAATCCAGGGGTACCTGTCGTAGAGTTAACAGGTACCAATGACATTTTTGTCTTAAAATTGGATTCGTCTAATGACTTTGTATTTGCCAAAAAGATGGGTGGAATTGCTGTGGATGAAGGTAGAAGTATTGATATTGATGACAATGGATTTATTT from Fluviicola taffensis DSM 16823 carries:
- a CDS encoding T9SS type A sorting domain-containing protein — protein: MKKIILSLTLIGASQSLIAQMPNHHWTRNADGGASAIGKCMAVDAAGNVYTAGVFGSTSDFDNSPAVGNLTSNGGNDIFLVKTSPQGNFLWAKNFGGSAEDIPSEIVLDQAGNIYITGTFNGTADFNPDGGVTNLTSAGMEDVFVVKVNPSGQLDWAKSIGGTDIDEGNGIDIDDFDGAVFVFGSFRTTVDFDPGAGIQNATSNGSSDIFMLKLSATGNYVTSKTIGSISSDRGRDIVVDASSGDQFMTGMFGGNTDFNPGVPVVELTGTNDIFVLKLDSSNDFVFAKKMGGIAVDEGRSIDIDDNGFIYVHGSFISTCNFDTNGGTTNVTSNGSDDVFVVQLSPSGSLNWVSTFGSVGTEDFMDMDVTNSGAVYITGEMANNMDANPDVVLSNTLTKLGAEDAYIIALNSNGTFNWATNYGTADVGAYTRGYGIYADESSNVYITGSFTGTVDFNASASINNIIAIAGSDSWYQKLGTGTNSLNDHQSLSHLSVSPNPSTGLFSLNSDIQLKNAQIIITNLRGEIIQEVTKIDGLGFNVDLENTASGVYLITIVSNTFQEVIKIVKE